The Oncorhynchus mykiss isolate Arlee chromosome 8, USDA_OmykA_1.1, whole genome shotgun sequence genome includes the window GGTACATTACCCAATCAAATTATATTACTCTGTCTGTAAaccagaatttgtaagatcctggTCAAATGAAACAAACAGAGGCCCAGCTAAATGGTTAAGGTTTATTCATGGAACGTTCTGAAGTCAAGAAAACAAATCAATTCATTTTATGCAGACTTCTCACGCCCACACACAAACGTACGCACACACAAACGTACGCACACACAAACGTACGCACACACAAACGTACGCACACACAAACGTACGCACACACAAACGTACGCACACACAAACGTACGCACACACAAACGTACGCACACACGTCCTGCtacgcacacactgtctgtctcacttcccagccgacagagatagtgactttgttctctcccaaatctctagtcaggtcggcacCAAGCTCAGAGAGTCTGTTGAAAATACCATAAAGGCATATTGTTTTACCTTAATTCTGACTAGGACTACACATTACTTGATTATGATTTcatacattctaatcaattccatacaattatatgtttcagggcggaatattctaatcattcaattaacagacaattCTCACCTTTCACTACCCTGCCGTACTTAaccactgcagtacttaatgcaactggtggtcacaccagatattgactgttacttttgattttgacccccccttttgttcagggacacattactccatttctgttagtcacatgtctgtggaacttgttcagtttatgtctcagttgaatcttttgttcatacaaatatttacacatgataAGTTTGCTGAGAATAAAGgctgttgacagtgagaggacctttcttttttttgctgagtttagttgatTGTATTAAAACACACAGGGtgtgtctatttatggaaaaatgcatgtttaaaaaaaatattacagcAATGTTGGCGCTAGAAACACTAGCATTTCGTTGCGCCTGCGATAACCTTTTGTAAATCCGTGTAAACCACCAATACATTTTTGATTTTGTAGGTGTACTCCCAAACCACTATTGTACCAAAAAATGAGCGTCGGGCCCCTGTATGTGTACGATAGTGGGTGTATTAACCCTTTCCTCCCCTTCTACAGGAAGACATGGGCGAACACGTGATGCCAGGGGATGCCCACCCAGGGACGGCGGGTACGGcctgcctcctctcctcattcTTCGTGGAGAGTGGCAAGGACACTGGCGTGGTCACTCTGCCCATCATGAAACGCAACTCCAGACAGACCCTGGGCAAAGTCCGAGGTGAGCAACCCTACCCCCTTCCGCAATGAGTCGTCTGGTAGAAGCATGGAACATTTCAACTAAGTTGCTTGAGATGCATCCATGTAACTCTGACTTCTTTGTAAATCAGGTGTCTATCAATGGGGGATTTGCACGAAACTTGGTTTGGATATTATTGCACTTCTCTGTCACTCTTAAGAGAAATATAGGATGTACTAAAGAGAAATCAATCACTAGGATGCAGCCTGTATTGGCTGACAGGTCTTTGACTTTTTACTAGACGTGGAACTAGAGTACTGTAAGTCTGCGCGTATAGCTCCTCCAGCAGACCTTTTCCCGACGTAAACAATCAGCTTTCCCTTTAGCTTTCCCTTTAGCGTGTAACTGTCAAACAAGattggggggggggacaggaaCTAGAATATAAATAAAGGGTAGGCTGACCTGAGATTACTTGGGGCCACAGGGTTAGCTAAGATGTTTCCTGGGTAAAAAATCAAGCTTAGATTTAAAGTAAAATCTTTTTAAACAAGGCATTTTTCTATTCCAGTGGACTACCTGGTGATCCGTCCTATCGAGGGACTGCAGTGTGACATGAGCTCCTCCTTCACCAAGtactggaggaagaggagtgcCCCCCTGGACGTGGGCCACAGAGGGGCCGGCAGCACACACGCAGCCAAGTGAGAGAAACGCGCACGCACTTTACATAATAGATTATTAGAAGTGGttaaatgtgtgcgtgtgttgaaGCAGGACTCTAGGAAGGGCCTACCCATGAGAACACAAAGACCCTTTCATACTTTGTTTATTGAATGTTTGAATGCAATTGTTCCGTCCCATATGACTTCAAAGTCACGGTCAACGAACAGTGAAGGGTTGCCTCTGAATCTCAGctaggagttgtgtgtgtgtgtgtgtgtgtgtgttagcgtgcagGTCATTAACTAGTAGTCCTTTAACCTTTTACTTCACAAGATTACGCTTATCTTTTATACTGTACATTGTGATATGGATGTCTTTGGGGGTTTTTTGCCTAAAAATGTCTGGTTTTTCAGACATACCAAAGTCAGGGAGAACACCATTGCTTCATTCAAAAGTGCTGCCAATCATGTGAGTATTCCCACGTGGagtgtaaaaaacaacaacaaacattttcCTCTTGACCATCTAAATGTCTCTCTGATCTGTTTGTCGCATCAGTTGActgcatgtgtgtttctgcaggGGGCTGCCTATGTGGAGTTCGACGTCCATCTCTCCAAGGACTGTGTCCCCATCGTGTACCACGATCTCACCTGTTGCATCTCCACTAAGAAGGTCAACCGAAACAAATCCAGTTTGTTTTCTGTTTCAACAATACCATCCGATGCACTCTGGACAGCAGGGTTCCCCCaaactcagcccccccccccacctgcaCGTTTTTGTTTTTCCCTAGCGCTGCACAGCCGATTCAAATAATTAACTCATTATTTGAGTCAGCTGTGTAGCGCTAGGGCATAAACCAGAACGTGTGTCCCCAGAGATGGCCcgcaggaccgagtttgggggAACCCTGCTGTACAGCATCCTTGCTTTactttttcctctcttcctcctgtcagAAAGGAGACAAACACTCTTTGGAGCTGTTTGAAGTGCCGGTCAAAGATCTCACATACGACCAGCTACAGCAGCTCAAGGTAAAAGCTCTGCTAGTCTGTGGTTTGTCACTATTTTAAGACTAGGCAAAAGTGATGTGGTATGACTGATGACTTCTGTGTTTGATCTACAGCTGGGCCATGCTTCTGCCTTGAAGGTGAACGACCACAAAGGTATATTATCTTCCGTTTCATTAACTGCGTGAATGATTTATCCTTGAGGCAAACAATGCTCTCATCATCCTCTACTCTTGCAAAGCCATAGTTGTTTTAGAAGTTATAGATTAACTGACAATAATTCCAATTGGTATGGTGAAGAATGAACCTATGTCCTCTGCTTGTGTCATTGTGTAAAGCAGTTGAATGTGAACCAGCAGAGCAGGTGctgtgtataggtgtgtgtgtgtgtgtggtgaagtaCATGGTTTACTCCCGCTTTGCTTCTTAGATGACGACGACGAGGAAGAGGTTGACGAGCACCAGCCCTTCCCTTCATTCTCGCAGGTAAATGACCTTAGTCGACGTCATCACCTGGGAGGTTACTGAAAGTGTGGACTAGCTTATCCCTTGAGGTTCTGTGTCCCATTACAACTGCCTCCCTATGTCATGTTCCAGATCTTCCATGCAGTGCCTGAAAATGTGGGCTTCAACATCGAGCTGAAGTGGATTTGTCAGATGAAGGTATGTACAGCCAGTCCGTGATACTGGTGATGGGAAGTCATTAGTTGGTCATGCCAGAAAGGACAGAAGTGGCTGTGTTATCTGACCCGACCTATAACCTATTTCAGTATCTCCTGGATTTCAAAGGGAATTCTGGTGATGTTTGCGCACACATTTGCTTGATTTTTGCTGCGGCAATTCTGACATTTTTGCAAGGAAGTAAGTGCTGGATTTGAGCAATTTGTCGCGAAAATGCGCTGATGAGGGAAGAAGTTTGTCGTGTGGCTTGATTGAACCATATTATATGGTAAATGTGAGTTGATTGGGTGACATTGCAAGCCCTCTTTTTGTACTGCAGCGATAGGTTAGTTTTATGTGACGATTTGACTCTTTTATACAGCGATGTGCTGATTGCTCAAATTTGCAAACTCTTGCATAATATGCAGGCAATTGTTGATTTTGCGAAACAAATTGCCATCTCAGACAGCTATTTGTTCTTTTAGGGTTTGGGCTCGTGGTTCAAAGTGAAATGGGAAAGCTTTGTACTTTTTGTAAATCCAAACGTGGTCCGATAGTAACAACCCTTTTCTCATTGTATTGTCTTCAACAGGATGGTTCGTGGGAAGGAAACCTGTCCTCGTACTTCAACATGAACCTGTTCCTGGACATCATACTGAGCTGTGTGCTGCAGAGAGCCGGCAAGAGACGCGTCGTCTTCTCCTGCTTCGACCCCGACGTCTGCACCATGTAAGCACTACTCAAAGGCGTCCAACTTTCAGCCTGCTGCACAGTCGCTATGGAAGCTCTAGTCTTGAACGCCCGGTTAACTTGTCATTTGAGGATAAAAGGTTCAGCTAAATGATTAAAGTAGCGGGATTGTCAACATACAGGTAAATGCCCAAATAAAAGGGAACCCCGACAGTTTCTTAATAGGGCGTTTGGCCACCCACCAACAGCTTCATTGCCcattggcatagattctacaagtgtctgcaGGGCTCCACTGACTTTCCCTGCAAAAATTGTGCAGCGTCCCACAATATTTGAGTCCTCTTATAAAGTAATTTCACAATGCTTTATTGACACGTGtaatagactactgagatgtTAGATGTAACTTATTTATTGAGTACCATGTCCAAGTAGGAATGCatgattttaaatatattttgatatgcaACCTAATTCAGTGATTGTCATGAATTTTGGGTTGACATTTAAAGGTAAATTGAATTTGCCTTCATCTTTATGTGCATTGATATTATATAGGTCTAATTCAATTGGTGCCAATTCATCACCCGAGGAAGTAAACTCAAAACACATTAGCTAGATCGCTAACTCTAACTATAACAACCTACTGCTTGTGGctatgtattaatctaacagtaaatataatgtcCTAAAAACAACTTTGCAATGAGGCTTAGTGCACTTGTGTTGGCCGATGAGCAATCTTTCTTCTTATAATTGAATTTTGAAATGTTATAGGGGCACACAAGGGAGGAGACCGTCTGAGAGGCTCGCTCATTACAGAAGGCAGGCACAGCGGCACGGCATGAGGATAATGCAATTCACTGTTTAACAAATTCATGGTTGCAAAAAAATAAGGATGTTTTTGATTCAGGTGTCCAGGTAGAATGTGCAGCTCACACCAGGGCGACCAATTCAGAAACCCAAATAGCATGTGAAATTTGCGGCGCTGTCTGTATAAAAGCCGCTGGCTGTCGCTATGGATTACAGTTAGAACAAGCAAATCAATCTCAGCTCGAGTGGACACGCTTGTTCAATTCTGGTGCGTGTCCAGTTTAAGGTATTACCTGAACACGTGATACTCTacaaatacatttatatttttaggTCTTCAAATTTCAGCATATTGTTTTGACACTGGGCAGAAATCCAAGACACCCCGAAGCAGCGACAGTGTCATTTTCAACTTGTTTTAGGAATATAAATAATACTTAAACGACAAATGAACAGGATTGTACTTCGTCAGGTAAACTACTGAATGAGACCAAAAACTATGATTTATTTATCCAGAAATCTGTTAGCCTGCTGAACTGAAGCCTAGTTTGCACAGTTGTAATTTGAATGTTGGACTGCCTATGACGCATGTTTTATGTGCCTGTTTATAAAGGCTTAAAGacgtaagctgttagtgtcttaacgaccgttccacgggGTGGAACCATAAATGTTGTCTTCTCCCCCAGGGTTCGTCAGAAGCAGAACAAGTACCCCATCTTGTTCCTGACCCAGGGCATCTCTGAGACCTACCCTGAGCTCATGGACATCCGCTGCAGGACCACACAGATCGCCATGAGCTTTGCGCAGAGCGAAAACATCCTGGTGAGTGGTGGAACTGGGATATGGCGTTCAGTT containing:
- the gpcpd1 gene encoding glycerophosphocholine phosphodiesterase GPCPD1 isoform X2; the encoded protein is MSPTESQLDIDDGQFGFHNGSVCMDSGWLTCQTEIRLRLHFSKTSPVSITKKKYKKSRFRIKLTLEGVEEDDEDEEPEQSAASWHKMTTTLETSMISGDGYKSRHSQPECGYALEASQWTEYIIHSMDPDNLELTFDFFEEDMGEHVMPGDAHPGTAGTACLLSSFFVESGKDTGVVTLPIMKRNSRQTLGKVRVDYLVIRPIEGLQCDMSSSFTKYWRKRSAPLDVGHRGAGSTHAAKHTKVRENTIASFKSAANHGAAYVEFDVHLSKDCVPIVYHDLTCCISTKKKGDKHSLELFEVPVKDLTYDQLQQLKLGHASALKVNDHKDDDDEEEVDEHQPFPSFSQIFHAVPENVGFNIELKWICQMKDGSWEGNLSSYFNMNLFLDIILSCVLQRAGKRRVVFSCFDPDVCTMVRQKQNKYPILFLTQGISETYPELMDIRCRTTQIAMSFAQSENILGISAHTEELLQNLEHIREAQSKGLVVFCWGDLNNDHDNRTKLREQGIDGLIYDRICDDQVEQANVFKVEEQHTLQETLESFVCSCYSIPCQAPICAANSNVHNGSAESDSGLSSS
- the gpcpd1 gene encoding glycerophosphocholine phosphodiesterase GPCPD1 isoform X3; its protein translation is MDSGWLTCQTEIRLRLHFSKTSPVSITKKKYKKSRFRIKLTLEGVEEDDEDEEPEQSAASWHKMTTTLETSMISGDGYKSRHSQPECGYALEASQWTEYIIHSMDPDNLELTFDFFEEDMGEHVMPGDAHPGTAGTACLLSSFFVESGKDTGVVTLPIMKRNSRQTLGKVRVDYLVIRPIEGLQCDMSSSFTKYWRKRSAPLDVGHRGAGSTHAAKHTKVRENTIASFKSAANHGAAYVEFDVHLSKDCVPIVYHDLTCCISTKKKGDKHSLELFEVPVKDLTYDQLQQLKLGHASALKVNDHKDDDDEEEVDEHQPFPSFSQIFHAVPENVGFNIELKWICQMKDGSWEGNLSSYFNMNLFLDIILSCVLQRAGKRRVVFSCFDPDVCTMVRQKQNKYPILFLTQGISETYPELMDIRCRTTQIAMSFAQSENILGISAHTEELLQNLEHIREAQSKGLVVFCWGDLNNDHDNRTKLREQGIDGLIYDRICDDQVEQANVFKVEEQHTLQETLESFVCSCYSIPCQAPICAANSNVHNGSAESDSGLSSS